A region of the Pseudomonas asiatica genome:
TTGATGCCGATCGGCTCCAGCAGGTTGATCAGGCTACCCAGCCAGACGGTTCCGCCGTGGGGTTCGATGGCGTCGCCGTACAAAGTGATGATCAGGGAACTGGCGCGGATCGGCGTCTGTTCCTGGAAGCGGGTGATCAGGTTGTTCAGTGGGGCGAGATTGCTCATGGGCGAACTGTGCGCGGTTAAAGCACCGACTATACCTGCGCGGCGGGCCGCCTGACCATTGCGTGACGCTGCCAGGCTCATGCCGATGCCTGGCCTTTGGGCCTGACGCCGGTGTCTTCCATGCGTGGGCGCTCGGGCTCGACCTCGGTCAGTGGTGGGCATTCGACCATGCTGTTCATGCAGCGTTGCGCCAGGTGCTGGTACTCCGCCGTGCCACGTTGCTTCCAGGCCAGTTCCTGTTCGGTCAGTGGGCGCTTGACCTGGGCTGGCGAGCCCATCACCAGGCTTTGTGCCGCACATTCGAAGCCCGCCTTGACGAATGCCGTGGCCGCGACGATACAGCGCGGTGCCACATAGGCACCATCCATTACCACCGCGTTCATGCCGATCAAGGCGTCTTCGCCCACGCGACAGCCGTGCAGCACGGCGCCATGCCCGACATGCCCGTTGCGTTCGACCACCGTATCGCCACCCGGGAAACCATGCATCACGCAGGTGTCCTGCAGGTTGGCGCCCTCCTCCAGCACGATACGGCCGAAATCCCCCCTTAGTGATGCCAGCGGGCCGACGTAGCAACGAGGGCCGACGATTACATCACCAATCAGCACGGCGCTGGGGTGCACGTAGGCTGTCGGATGAACCACGGGCGTCAGGCCGTCCAGTCGATAGCAAGGCATGGCAAAGCTCCTGAAATGATTTCAAATGCGCCTTGATCTTGTATCACAATCTTGTGGTGCGTCAATCGGCATGGTCGTGTATCGCTTTTGCTCGGGTCATCGCGCTCCAATAAGTTCGGAAATACGCGTTGATCGCAAGGTGATGAAGCGATTCAACATCAGGAAACCCTTTGCTGAGGCAGTTGTCAGCCCCGCAAAAAGAGATACATGAAACAATTTTGAATGTTGCATTATTGTATCGCGTAATGCATATACTGGTTCCACCTGGACGTGATCCCCACATCACGCCCCTGCAAACAATTCCAAGAAATGCCGGCCCCACGATGTGCCGTGCGTGCAGCCAGAGGAACCCGACATGCCGCGATATCTCGATGTGCAGGCGCCCGAACACGGCGTCCAGCTCATTACCCTGCAACGGCCCGAGGCGCTCAACGCCCTGTGCACCGAGCTACTGGCAGAGCTGGCCGCTGCGCTGGAAGCGGCCGGGCAAGACGAACAGATCCGCGCGGTGGTGCTCACCGGCAGCCGCAAGGCATTCGCCGCAGGCGCTGATATCCGCGAGATGGCCGAGCGCGACCTGGTCGGCATCCTCAACGACCCGCGGGTGGCCCACTGGCAAAGCATCGCCGCCTTCACCAAGCCACTGATCGCCGCCGTCAACGGCTACGCCCTGGGTGGCGGCTGCGAACTGGTGATGTGTGCCGACATCGTCATCGCCGGCAGCGACGCCCGTTTCGGCCAGCCGGAAATCAACCTCGGCATCATCCCCGGCGCCGGTGGCACCCAGCGCCTGCTGCGGGCAGTAGGCAAGCCGCTGGCCATGCAAATGGTGCTGACCGGCGAAGCCATCACCGCCCGTCATGCCTTGCAGGCCGGGCTGGTCAGCGAAATCACCCAGCCGGAACTCACCGTAGAACGTGCCCTGCACATCGCCCGCAGCATCGCCGCCAAGGCCCCACTGGCGGTGCGCCTGGCCAAGGAAGCGCTGCTCAAGGCCGGCGATACCGACCTGGCCAGCGGCCTGCGCTTCGAACGCCATGCCTTCACCTTGCTGGCCGGCACCGCCGACCGCGACGAAGGCATCCGTGCCTTCCAGGAAAAACGCCAGGCCCGCTTCCAGGGCCGCTGATCATCCTTCCCTCGACTGACGGAGCGAGTCTGTCATGACTTTCCAGCACATCCTGTTTTCCATCGAGGACGGCGTCGCCCTCCTCTCGTTGAATCGCCCCGAGCAGCTGAACAGCTTCAATACCGCCATGCACCTGGAAGTGCGCGAGGCACTCAAGCAAGTACGCCAGAGCAACGAAGCACGGGTGTTGTTGCTGACTGCCGAAGGCCGTGGTTTCTGCGCCGGCCAGGACCTGTCCGATCGCAACGTCGCCCCGGGCGCCGAGATGCCGGACCTGGGCGAATCGATCGACAAGTTCTACAACCCGCTGGTGCGCACCCTGCGCGACCTGCCGCTGCCGGTGATCTGCGCGGTGAACGGCGTGGCTGCCGGCGCCGGTGCCAACATCCCGCTGGCCTGCGACCTGGTGCTGGCCGCCCGCTCGGCCAGCTTCATCCAGGCCTTCTGCAAGATCGGCCTGGTACCCGACTCCGGCGGCACCTGGCTGCTGCCGCGCCTGGTCGGCATGGCGCGGGCCAAGGCCCTGGCCATGCTGGGCGAGCGCCTGGGCGCCGAACAGGCCCAGCAATGGGGGCTGATCCACCGCGTGGTGGACGATGCCGCGCTGCGCGACGAAGCCCTCACCCTCGCCCGCCAGCTCGCCACCCAGCCCACTTACGGCCTGGCCCTGATCAAGCGCAGCCTGAACGCCAGTTTCGACAACGGTTTCGATGAACAGCTGGAGCTGGAGCGCGACCTGCAGCGCCTGGCCGGGCGCAGCGAGGACTATCGCGAAGGCGTGAGCGCCTTCATGAACAAGCGCACGCCGGCATTCAAGGGGCGTTGATCATGAGCGCACTCGCAAGCAATGCCCAGGTGGCGGTGATCGGTGCAGGCGCCATGGGCGCAGGCATCGCCCAGGTTGCGGCCCAGGCCGGCCACCCGGTAAAGCTCTACGACAACCGCCCGGGCGCTGCAGCCCAGGCGGTGGCCGGCATAGACCGGCAACTTGCCCGCCTGGTGGAAAAAGGCAAGTTGCAGGCTGCCGAACGGGAAGCCATCAGCGCCCGGCTGTGCCCGGTAGACGCCCTTGAAGCCCTGGCCGATGCCCGCCTGGTGATCGAGGCCATCGTCGAGAACCTGCAGGTCAAGCAGGCGCTGTTCAGCCAGCTGGAAGCCTTGTGCGCCACCGACTGCATCCTCGCCAGCAACACTTCGTCGCTGTCCATCACCAGCCTCGCCGCCGGCCTGCAACGCCCGCACCAGGTGGTTGGCATGCACTTCTTCAACCCGGCGCCGCTGATGGCCCTGGTCGAAGTGGTCTCGGGCCTGGCCACCGCCCCGGCCGTTGCCGCATGCATTCATGCCACCGCCCAGGCCTGGGGCAAGCAGCCGGTGCACACGCGCTCCACGCCGGGCTTCATCGTCAACCGTGTGGCGCGGCCGTTCTACGCCGAAAGCTTGCGCCTGCTGCAGGAAGGCGCAGCCGATTGCGCCAGCCTCGATGCGCTGCTGCGTGATGCCGGCGGTTTCCGCATGGGCGCGTTCGAACTCACCGACCTGATCGGCCACGATGTCAATTACGCCGTTACCTGTTCGGTCTTCGATGCGTTCTACGGCGACTTCCGCTTCCAGCCTTCGCTGGTGCAAAAAGAACTGGTGGACGCAGGCCGCCTCGGGCGCAAGACCGGCCAAGGCTTCTATAGCTATGCCGAAGGCGCCGAACGCCCGCAGCCAGCCGAACTGCATAGCCCCGCCATCGTCGATGCCTGCGTCGTCGAAGGCGACCTGGGGGTGATGCAGCCGCTGGTCGAACGCCTGCGCCAGAGCGGCGTCGCCGTGACCCAGCGCGCCGGCAGCGGCCTGATCCAGGTGGGCGATGCCACCCTGGCGCTGTCCGATGGCCGCCTGGCCAGCCAGCGCGCCCGGGAAGACGGCCTGCGCAACCTGGTGCTGCTCGACCTTGCCCTGGACTACACCACCGCCACCCGCCTCGCCATCAGCTGGTCGGCCGACACCAGCGACAACGCTCGTGACCAGGCGGTGGCCTTGCTGCGGCGTGCCGGCCTGAAGGTAACGGCGGTCGCCGACCTGCCCGGCCTGGTGGTGCTGCGCACCGTGGCGATGCTCGCCAACGAGGCCGCCGATGCCGTGCTGCAAGGTGTCGGCAGCGCCGCCGACATCGACCTGGCCATGCGCGCCGGCGTCAACTACCCCTGCGGCCCGCTGGCCTGGGCCGCGAACATCGGCATCCCCCACACCCTGCGCGTGCTCGACAACCTGCAGCGCAGCTACGGCGAAAGCCGCTACCGCCCTTCCCTGCTGTTACGCCGCTGCGAAGCCAAAGGAGGCACCCTGCATGACTGATGTCGAACTGGCACAAGCCTGTGCCGAGGCCATGTACGCCCGCGACCAGGCCACCCAGGGCCTG
Encoded here:
- the paaY gene encoding phenylacetic acid degradation protein PaaY; this translates as MPCYRLDGLTPVVHPTAYVHPSAVLIGDVIVGPRCYVGPLASLRGDFGRIVLEEGANLQDTCVMHGFPGGDTVVERNGHVGHGAVLHGCRVGEDALIGMNAVVMDGAYVAPRCIVAATAFVKAGFECAAQSLVMGSPAQVKRPLTEQELAWKQRGTAEYQHLAQRCMNSMVECPPLTEVEPERPRMEDTGVRPKGQASA
- the paaF gene encoding 2,3-dehydroadipyl-CoA hydratase PaaF, which gives rise to MPRYLDVQAPEHGVQLITLQRPEALNALCTELLAELAAALEAAGQDEQIRAVVLTGSRKAFAAGADIREMAERDLVGILNDPRVAHWQSIAAFTKPLIAAVNGYALGGGCELVMCADIVIAGSDARFGQPEINLGIIPGAGGTQRLLRAVGKPLAMQMVLTGEAITARHALQAGLVSEITQPELTVERALHIARSIAAKAPLAVRLAKEALLKAGDTDLASGLRFERHAFTLLAGTADRDEGIRAFQEKRQARFQGR
- the paaG gene encoding 2-(1,2-epoxy-1,2-dihydrophenyl)acetyl-CoA isomerase PaaG translates to MTFQHILFSIEDGVALLSLNRPEQLNSFNTAMHLEVREALKQVRQSNEARVLLLTAEGRGFCAGQDLSDRNVAPGAEMPDLGESIDKFYNPLVRTLRDLPLPVICAVNGVAAGAGANIPLACDLVLAARSASFIQAFCKIGLVPDSGGTWLLPRLVGMARAKALAMLGERLGAEQAQQWGLIHRVVDDAALRDEALTLARQLATQPTYGLALIKRSLNASFDNGFDEQLELERDLQRLAGRSEDYREGVSAFMNKRTPAFKGR
- the paaH gene encoding 3-hydroxyacyl-CoA dehydrogenase PaaH translates to MSALASNAQVAVIGAGAMGAGIAQVAAQAGHPVKLYDNRPGAAAQAVAGIDRQLARLVEKGKLQAAEREAISARLCPVDALEALADARLVIEAIVENLQVKQALFSQLEALCATDCILASNTSSLSITSLAAGLQRPHQVVGMHFFNPAPLMALVEVVSGLATAPAVAACIHATAQAWGKQPVHTRSTPGFIVNRVARPFYAESLRLLQEGAADCASLDALLRDAGGFRMGAFELTDLIGHDVNYAVTCSVFDAFYGDFRFQPSLVQKELVDAGRLGRKTGQGFYSYAEGAERPQPAELHSPAIVDACVVEGDLGVMQPLVERLRQSGVAVTQRAGSGLIQVGDATLALSDGRLASQRAREDGLRNLVLLDLALDYTTATRLAISWSADTSDNARDQAVALLRRAGLKVTAVADLPGLVVLRTVAMLANEAADAVLQGVGSAADIDLAMRAGVNYPCGPLAWAANIGIPHTLRVLDNLQRSYGESRYRPSLLLRRCEAKGGTLHD